The following are encoded in a window of uncultured Sphaerochaeta sp. genomic DNA:
- the purD gene encoding phosphoribosylamine--glycine ligase has product MRVLVLGSGAKDHAIAWWFSQSRLIDGLYVAPGNVGTKTIAVNLSIDPSDPEQVYEACQTHGIDFVFVGTEAPLFTGVIDFLNERGIDTFGAPNRALKLEGDRNFARMFSDRHNIPTSSHVLFDDEEKLSEYLKRHEGERFVVKSNAIAPSRVMVDSTDYSTLMDFSKGLLATGPIILEEHLNGLPITITLFLDNKGYLMLPTSSDYMKVEEGGLPTGGMGSICPVPLQKNLSEALVESIIEPVLFGLKAEKMAYKGVLTISVIITKNGPILVDYHVRFNDPAAQAFVPLINTDIVDILNAMKHDTLSSLNLEVSNQSAVALVVASDGYPEKPIIGKNLEPMPAPLLYNSFEGAPRYFFGGVQEYEGKLVTTGGRCVTVVGIGYNIMNANKNAYKGVKLVNFEGAWYRQDIGNRFFEN; this is encoded by the coding sequence ATGAGAGTATTAGTGTTAGGGTCCGGAGCGAAAGACCATGCCATTGCATGGTGGTTCTCTCAAAGTCGTCTAATTGATGGTTTATATGTAGCACCTGGAAATGTAGGAACTAAGACAATTGCGGTAAATCTGTCAATTGATCCTTCTGACCCTGAGCAGGTATACGAGGCTTGCCAGACCCATGGTATCGACTTCGTCTTTGTGGGTACTGAGGCACCTCTGTTTACAGGTGTCATCGACTTTCTCAATGAACGGGGAATAGACACATTCGGAGCACCCAATCGCGCTTTGAAACTTGAGGGCGATCGTAATTTTGCCCGTATGTTTTCCGACCGCCACAATATTCCTACTTCTTCCCATGTTCTCTTTGACGATGAAGAAAAACTCTCAGAGTACTTAAAACGTCATGAAGGCGAACGTTTCGTGGTAAAGAGCAATGCTATCGCACCCAGCAGAGTCATGGTAGATTCCACTGATTACTCCACCCTCATGGATTTTTCCAAGGGGCTGCTTGCCACCGGTCCGATTATTCTGGAAGAACACCTCAATGGGCTTCCTATAACCATCACCCTCTTCTTGGATAATAAAGGATATCTCATGCTTCCCACCTCAAGCGACTACATGAAAGTCGAGGAGGGAGGACTGCCTACCGGGGGCATGGGTTCCATTTGCCCGGTTCCGCTCCAGAAAAATTTGAGTGAAGCTCTCGTCGAGTCAATCATTGAACCGGTATTGTTCGGCCTGAAGGCTGAAAAGATGGCTTACAAGGGTGTACTGACCATCAGTGTCATCATCACCAAGAATGGGCCTATTCTCGTTGATTACCATGTTCGCTTCAACGATCCTGCCGCACAGGCATTCGTACCACTCATCAACACGGACATTGTCGATATTCTTAATGCCATGAAGCATGATACGCTCTCTTCCCTCAATCTTGAGGTTTCCAATCAATCGGCAGTAGCCTTGGTGGTTGCTTCTGATGGGTATCCGGAAAAACCCATTATTGGGAAAAACCTCGAGCCAATGCCGGCCCCCCTTCTGTACAACAGCTTCGAAGGTGCTCCTCGATACTTTTTCGGTGGAGTCCAAGAGTATGAAGGCAAATTGGTTACCACCGGTGGACGTTGTGTCACAGTGGTGGGAATCGGCTACAATATCATGAATGCAAACAAGAATGCATACAAAGGTGTCAAACTGGTAAATTTTGAAGGTGCCTGGTATCGGCAAGATATTGGAAACCGGTTTTTCGAGAATTAA
- the dusB gene encoding tRNA dihydrouridine synthase DusB, with protein sequence MNRKNLYHPVTIGPTTLGGNVFLAPLAGYTDIPFRTLCIEAGADFTFTEMVSAEGLAREGEKTLALMDRAPNEKQYAVQLFMGNTDSLKEALAQLQPYQPEVIDINCGCPVPKVTKTGAGSSMMKQPKLITEVVRIITDETDIPVSVKFRTGWDAQSENFLEFAQAALDGGASALTLHARTRSQGYAPFADWSKLTELKQYTLQHNYSVPVFGSGDLFKAEDAKRMIEETGIDGVMFARGAIGNPFIFSQAKAILQNREPEPITVEMRRVAILRHLDLMIDSFGETTACTLMRKHTCSYLKGIPNTSTIKQAVVHASRREQYLEALSPLVDL encoded by the coding sequence ATGAACAGAAAGAATCTTTATCACCCCGTAACAATCGGCCCGACAACGCTAGGCGGAAACGTGTTTCTTGCCCCACTTGCCGGGTACACAGATATTCCATTCAGAACGCTCTGCATTGAAGCAGGAGCGGATTTTACATTTACAGAAATGGTTAGTGCCGAAGGTCTTGCAAGAGAAGGCGAGAAAACACTTGCGCTCATGGATCGTGCCCCAAACGAAAAGCAGTACGCTGTTCAACTATTCATGGGAAACACCGATTCTCTCAAGGAAGCCCTTGCCCAGCTCCAGCCTTACCAGCCCGAGGTAATCGATATTAATTGCGGTTGTCCTGTTCCAAAGGTAACCAAGACGGGTGCAGGTTCATCCATGATGAAGCAGCCCAAACTTATAACCGAGGTGGTCCGTATCATCACGGATGAGACAGACATCCCTGTATCGGTCAAGTTCAGGACAGGCTGGGATGCACAGAGTGAGAACTTTCTTGAATTTGCACAAGCTGCCCTGGATGGAGGGGCGAGTGCACTGACGCTCCATGCAAGGACCCGTAGCCAAGGATATGCGCCATTTGCTGATTGGAGCAAGCTCACAGAACTCAAGCAGTACACGCTCCAGCACAATTATTCGGTACCAGTCTTCGGTTCCGGTGATCTATTCAAGGCAGAAGATGCCAAGAGAATGATTGAAGAAACCGGTATCGATGGGGTGATGTTTGCACGGGGAGCTATTGGTAATCCCTTCATCTTCTCCCAGGCCAAAGCCATCTTGCAAAATAGGGAACCTGAGCCCATCACAGTGGAAATGAGAAGGGTTGCCATTCTACGCCACCTGGACCTTATGATCGATAGCTTTGGAGAAACAACGGCATGCACGTTGATGAGAAAGCATACCTGCAGTTACCTGAAAGGAATTCCCAATACCTCAACAATTAAGCAAGCGGTGGTACATGCCTCCAGACGTGAACAGTATCTCGAGGCTCTCAGCCCACTTGTTGACCTGTAA
- a CDS encoding TatD family hydrolase — MQLFDTHAHIGLIQDDKMEQLLAVQLAKVKSVKHVVSICNSLSDFEKTYTNLESAKDVYHAVGVSPTEVAHPGHDWEERVISHAKKKRVIAIGETGLDYYHMFGGDKTAQIELMLKHLEIAKHLDLPVIIHNRNAGEDLLPILKEKLPPKGGILHCFGEDWSFAQRALDMNLTFSFAGNLTFKNSRMLQEVAIRLPEDRIVIESEAPFMTPYSHKGERNKIQYILETATVLAALRQTSLEALSQTLYANSLRAFALPKDI, encoded by the coding sequence ATGCAACTGTTTGACACGCACGCCCACATAGGGCTGATCCAGGATGACAAAATGGAACAACTGCTTGCTGTCCAACTTGCCAAAGTCAAGTCGGTCAAGCATGTAGTGAGCATCTGCAATAGTTTAAGCGATTTTGAAAAGACCTACACCAATCTGGAGAGTGCAAAGGATGTCTACCATGCAGTAGGGGTTTCCCCTACCGAAGTAGCCCATCCAGGACATGATTGGGAAGAGAGGGTCATCTCTCATGCAAAAAAGAAACGTGTCATAGCCATTGGAGAGACAGGACTGGACTATTACCATATGTTCGGGGGCGATAAGACTGCACAGATTGAGCTGATGCTCAAGCATCTCGAGATTGCAAAACATCTGGACCTTCCTGTGATTATCCACAATCGAAACGCAGGGGAAGATCTGCTACCCATACTCAAGGAAAAACTTCCACCAAAGGGTGGAATTCTCCACTGCTTTGGAGAAGATTGGTCATTCGCACAACGAGCACTGGATATGAATCTCACCTTCTCTTTCGCAGGAAACCTGACCTTCAAGAATAGCCGGATGTTGCAAGAGGTAGCCATACGCCTTCCTGAAGACAGGATTGTCATTGAGAGCGAAGCTCCCTTTATGACTCCCTACTCCCACAAGGGAGAGCGAAATAAAATTCAATATATTCTGGAAACGGCAACTGTTCTTGCAGCACTGAGGCAAACATCCCTTGAAGCGCTTTCACAAACGCTTTATGCTAACAGCCTCAGGGCCTTTGCCCTTCCGAAGGATATATGA
- the ricT gene encoding regulatory iron-sulfur-containing complex subunit RicT, with translation MKRERTNADSRIQKNRPSRGYIYLVKNPSSNEMSICAWDSVLYPGTSVVAPTRYGLDLGVIVSAADQLGKSYEPGCDRPRSACFHAESCLPKEEREEVYSGEPEESLPSYSPEKDEDPCESCAGCNPPREPEEVDISGDVVWIDRLATPSDMSRYQEQSEKEDEAMRICREKIAHHKLDMKLVTAHFLLGEPKIIFFFTADVRVDFRELVKDLVSVFRIRIELRQIGVRDESRVLGGLAVCGRDYCCHSVTDKLNPVSIKMAKEQNLSLNSMKISGPCGRLLCCLSYEYDFYVEEKRNYPPEGSKLKVGYDLMKVHEVNILSKRIMLSGSEGRMLTIPQNAVFFNIDTKRWELDKEFANEFLSN, from the coding sequence ATGAAACGAGAACGAACGAATGCCGATAGCCGTATCCAGAAGAACCGGCCATCAAGAGGCTATATATATTTGGTTAAAAACCCTTCTTCAAATGAGATGAGCATCTGTGCCTGGGATTCTGTGTTGTATCCAGGAACCTCGGTGGTTGCTCCCACCCGTTATGGACTTGACCTTGGGGTCATCGTCTCTGCTGCAGATCAACTGGGCAAGTCCTACGAACCCGGTTGTGACCGACCGAGATCTGCATGTTTTCATGCAGAATCCTGTCTTCCCAAGGAAGAGCGGGAAGAGGTGTATTCAGGAGAACCGGAGGAATCGTTGCCTTCCTACTCCCCTGAAAAAGACGAGGATCCGTGCGAATCATGTGCTGGGTGCAATCCCCCAAGGGAACCTGAAGAGGTTGATATCTCGGGTGATGTTGTATGGATTGACCGTCTTGCGACTCCCTCAGATATGAGTCGTTACCAAGAGCAGTCAGAGAAAGAGGATGAAGCGATGCGAATCTGCAGAGAGAAGATCGCTCATCACAAGCTTGATATGAAACTGGTGACTGCCCACTTCCTGCTTGGAGAACCGAAAATCATTTTCTTTTTCACTGCAGATGTACGTGTGGATTTCCGTGAATTGGTCAAGGATTTGGTTTCTGTCTTCCGTATCCGAATAGAACTGAGACAGATCGGTGTCAGGGACGAAAGCCGGGTACTTGGCGGTCTTGCTGTCTGTGGGCGTGATTATTGTTGTCATAGTGTGACTGATAAACTCAATCCAGTCTCCATCAAGATGGCCAAGGAGCAGAATCTCTCACTGAATTCCATGAAGATCTCCGGACCTTGTGGGAGATTGCTTTGTTGTCTTTCCTATGAATATGATTTCTATGTGGAGGAAAAACGTAACTATCCTCCTGAGGGAAGCAAATTAAAGGTTGGCTATGACTTGATGAAAGTTCATGAAGTTAACATACTGTCAAAGCGTATCATGCTCAGTGGAAGTGAAGGGAGAATGCTTACCATCCCGCAGAATGCGGTATTTTTCAATATTGACACCAAGCGATGGGAGCTTGATAAGGAGTTTGCGAACGAATTTTTGTCAAATTGA
- the rpsT gene encoding 30S ribosomal protein S20: MINRSAEKRERQSQVRKMRNRATKSTMRTAIKKFDSAVTAGDKEAAAAALALSLKLLDSTAGKGVIHHNTANRKKSRLQSRFNKMTDQAAV, encoded by the coding sequence GTGATTAACAGGTCTGCTGAAAAAAGAGAGCGACAGAGCCAAGTCCGGAAAATGAGAAACCGCGCAACCAAGAGTACTATGCGCACCGCAATCAAGAAATTTGATTCTGCTGTAACCGCCGGCGACAAGGAAGCTGCCGCTGCTGCTTTGGCTCTAAGTCTCAAGCTGCTTGATTCAACTGCCGGAAAGGGTGTCATCCACCACAACACAGCCAACCGCAAGAAATCCAGATTGCAGAGCCGTTTCAATAAGATGACCGATCAGGCTGCTGTATAA
- a CDS encoding HU family DNA-binding protein: MAGPKLTKAAIIESLHEKHGLNRADIHTIIDEFFEEVKNGLRNDQVIELRGFGTFEVRTRKGRERARNPKTGAIVAVETHGVAIFRPGKELKDYVWDLRDNKPEKE, translated from the coding sequence ATGGCAGGACCAAAGTTAACAAAAGCAGCCATAATCGAGAGTCTCCATGAGAAGCATGGACTGAATAGGGCCGACATTCATACAATCATTGATGAGTTCTTTGAAGAAGTGAAAAATGGCCTCCGGAATGATCAGGTCATTGAGCTTCGTGGATTTGGAACATTTGAGGTTCGCACTCGAAAGGGCCGTGAAAGAGCGCGTAATCCAAAGACTGGCGCTATCGTTGCCGTCGAAACACATGGAGTTGCCATTTTCCGTCCAGGTAAAGAACTCAAGGACTATGTGTGGGATTTGCGTGATAATAAACCCGAGAAGGAATAA
- the lnt gene encoding apolipoprotein N-acyltransferase, giving the protein MVDLHARRNLRTVCSEVLVLLVSAFIYSIAFPGLISANGVGFVAMVSLIPIFAVIRNTSWKLTPIYGFFYGFMFYLFFNYWLKTFHPLAILIVPIIKGGEMLMLFPVLKAAQKLFKKYGYLVEALVWVAYSYLSQDWFAGYPYGTLGSAVYRYLPLIQISEIFGIWGVTFLLVMPQTFLGAYLHRWFNDREYSLKGYLRDHLAFLIAYGIALLATLIFGFASMAYWNAQEPDKTWRVATIQHSADTWEGGYTTYKRNFNTLRKMSLEALSEDPDIILWSETAFVPSVAWHENYPSDPATSALVEEFVEFGKSLPIPLVTGNPEGVIEDPSKPAFSEDGSWNRTDYNTVIFFEDGRIKNTYRKQHLVPFTEHFPYEKQMPWLYNLLLANDYNWWETGYDPVVFETEEGVKFSTPICFEDVFGYLNAGFVASGADVIVNMTNDGWSKAVSAEMQHLGLAVFRSIENRRTTVRGTNSGMTCVIDVTGKIVDPMEPFTVGYHIYDVPVFSGDSHGNTIYTRYVNWFAYLTVYLSAILLAGGMLYRLYRYFTKDRQKPE; this is encoded by the coding sequence TTGGTTGACTTGCATGCAAGACGGAACCTCAGGACGGTTTGTTCTGAGGTTCTTGTGTTATTAGTATCGGCATTTATCTACTCAATTGCCTTCCCTGGTCTCATTTCGGCCAATGGCGTTGGGTTTGTCGCAATGGTATCACTGATTCCTATATTTGCAGTAATCAGGAACACAAGCTGGAAGTTGACCCCAATCTATGGTTTCTTCTATGGATTCATGTTCTATCTCTTCTTCAACTACTGGCTCAAGACCTTCCACCCCCTTGCAATCCTGATCGTACCGATTATCAAGGGAGGGGAGATGCTGATGCTCTTCCCCGTACTTAAGGCAGCGCAGAAACTGTTCAAGAAATACGGGTATTTGGTTGAAGCCTTGGTATGGGTCGCATACTCTTATCTGAGTCAGGATTGGTTTGCGGGGTATCCTTATGGGACCTTGGGGTCGGCCGTCTACCGTTATCTTCCTCTTATCCAGATTTCCGAAATTTTTGGAATCTGGGGGGTTACCTTCCTATTGGTTATGCCTCAGACTTTCCTTGGTGCATATCTACACCGCTGGTTCAATGACCGGGAGTACTCCCTGAAAGGGTACTTGAGGGACCACCTAGCTTTTCTCATTGCCTATGGGATAGCTCTCCTCGCTACCTTGATCTTCGGGTTTGCCTCCATGGCTTATTGGAATGCTCAGGAACCCGATAAAACCTGGCGAGTGGCTACCATTCAGCATAGTGCAGATACTTGGGAGGGCGGGTATACCACCTACAAGCGGAACTTCAATACGTTGCGTAAGATGAGCTTGGAGGCATTGAGCGAAGACCCCGATATTATTCTCTGGTCTGAGACAGCCTTTGTACCGTCAGTCGCTTGGCATGAGAACTATCCTTCCGATCCTGCAACTTCCGCCTTGGTTGAGGAGTTTGTTGAATTCGGTAAGTCGCTTCCCATTCCGCTGGTTACGGGTAACCCCGAGGGAGTCATTGAAGACCCCAGTAAACCAGCTTTCAGCGAGGATGGCTCATGGAACCGTACCGATTACAACACAGTGATATTCTTTGAAGACGGAAGAATCAAGAACACCTATAGAAAGCAACATCTGGTGCCCTTCACGGAACACTTCCCCTACGAAAAGCAGATGCCATGGCTCTATAATCTCCTGCTTGCAAATGATTATAACTGGTGGGAGACCGGCTATGATCCCGTGGTATTTGAGACTGAGGAGGGTGTAAAATTCTCCACCCCGATCTGCTTCGAGGACGTCTTCGGGTATCTGAACGCAGGCTTCGTTGCCAGTGGCGCTGATGTCATCGTAAATATGACCAATGATGGATGGTCGAAAGCTGTCTCCGCTGAGATGCAACATCTTGGCTTGGCTGTCTTCCGTTCCATTGAGAACCGAAGAACCACAGTCCGTGGCACCAATAGCGGAATGACCTGTGTAATTGATGTTACTGGAAAGATTGTTGATCCTATGGAACCCTTTACCGTTGGCTACCATATCTATGATGTACCGGTATTCAGCGGAGACTCGCACGGGAACACCATCTATACCCGGTATGTAAATTGGTTTGCGTATCTAACCGTCTATCTATCAGCAATCCTTCTTGCAGGAGGTATGCTGTATCGTTTGTATCGATATTTCACCAAGGACAGGCAGAAACCAGAATGA
- a CDS encoding nicotinamide-nucleotide amidohydrolase family protein, with product MTYTSAALFIIGTELTRGVIADRHTQVISSQLTQLGYRVDRMVLVPDDGTIGDVLRDCIDNCDLVVITGGLGPTSDDMTRTIVANLAKVPLVRNQEAFDTLYARIGERIWGANEQQTMIPEGFELIQNPLGTAPGFKGFIPDGGRQIACVAMPGPPREMNPMFFDQVIPWLAQLIGHDDFSRSEYSTFLIPESKLEELCKSISFNGMQWGTRFQDLKISLYLVDSSESDRTEMANRLRSLVGECLVVDGDVQPSALLTSLLEEREETISTAESCTSGYIAKLLTDQAGSSAWFWGGVASYANDAKRHLLGVRDETLEQYGAVSQACVLEMAEGMRRVSGTDWAVSVSGIAGPDGGTPEKPVGTVWFGFASKTRESAAVQVHIASYGRDSVRRRASVMALILASQYIKGACLLDTVKKWQYI from the coding sequence ATGACCTATACCAGTGCTGCACTCTTTATCATTGGAACCGAATTGACTCGGGGGGTCATTGCTGACCGCCATACCCAAGTCATCTCAAGTCAGTTGACCCAGTTGGGGTATCGTGTTGATCGGATGGTGCTTGTCCCTGATGATGGTACCATCGGAGATGTCCTAAGGGACTGCATCGATAATTGTGATCTGGTAGTGATAACTGGAGGGCTTGGGCCAACCAGTGACGATATGACCCGTACCATCGTTGCCAATCTTGCCAAGGTTCCCCTGGTCCGTAACCAGGAAGCATTCGATACCTTGTATGCACGAATAGGGGAGCGGATCTGGGGTGCCAATGAACAACAGACCATGATTCCTGAGGGTTTTGAGCTCATTCAAAACCCTCTAGGAACAGCCCCTGGATTCAAAGGATTCATACCCGATGGGGGACGACAGATTGCCTGTGTGGCAATGCCAGGACCTCCCAGGGAGATGAATCCCATGTTCTTTGACCAGGTAATCCCCTGGCTTGCCCAGTTGATCGGGCATGATGATTTTTCTCGTAGCGAGTATTCTACATTCCTTATCCCTGAATCAAAACTGGAAGAGCTCTGCAAGTCCATCTCCTTCAATGGAATGCAGTGGGGTACACGGTTCCAGGATCTGAAGATAAGTTTATATCTTGTCGATAGCAGTGAATCTGACCGAACAGAGATGGCAAACCGTCTTCGGTCACTGGTAGGGGAATGTCTGGTGGTGGATGGGGACGTCCAGCCGTCGGCTTTGCTCACTTCGTTGCTTGAGGAACGAGAAGAAACGATAAGCACAGCTGAGAGCTGTACTTCCGGTTACATTGCAAAGCTACTCACCGACCAGGCTGGTAGTTCTGCATGGTTCTGGGGAGGGGTTGCAAGCTATGCGAATGACGCAAAGAGGCACTTGCTTGGTGTACGAGATGAGACCCTGGAGCAATATGGGGCAGTCAGTCAAGCGTGTGTCCTGGAGATGGCTGAGGGAATGAGGCGTGTCTCGGGAACTGATTGGGCAGTCTCGGTAAGTGGGATTGCCGGACCCGATGGAGGGACACCTGAAAAGCCGGTGGGAACTGTATGGTTTGGCTTTGCATCAAAAACTCGTGAGAGTGCAGCGGTACAAGTACATATCGCATCCTACGGGAGGGATTCCGTAAGAAGAAGAGCCTCGGTGATGGCATTAATTCTTGCAAGCCAATACATCAAAGGAGCCTGCTTGCTTGACACTGTTAAGAAGTGGCAATATATTTAA